In a genomic window of Pseudomonas oryzihabitans:
- a CDS encoding aspartate carbamoyltransferase catalytic subunit — protein sequence MTDATRSLQLNAQGQLRHFLSLDDLPAELLTELLDTADSFLEVGARAVKKVPLLRGKTVCNVFFENSTRTRTTFELAAKRLSADVITLNVSTSSTSKGETLFDTLRNLEAMAADMFVVRHADSGAAHFIAEHVCPDVAIINGGDGRHAHPTQGMLDMLTIRRHKGDFANLSVAIVGDILHSRVARSDMLALRTLGCRDIRVIAPRTLLPVGLEELYGVRTYTDLADGLEGVDVVIMLRLQRERMQGGLLPSEGEYYRLFGLTRQRLARARPDAIVMHPGPINRGVEIESAVADGEQSVILNQVTYGIAVRMAVLSMAMSGQTAQRQLQENAQ from the coding sequence ATGACCGACGCTACGCGTTCGCTGCAACTCAATGCTCAGGGCCAATTGCGCCATTTCCTGTCACTCGATGACCTGCCCGCCGAACTCTTGACCGAATTGCTCGATACCGCCGACTCCTTCCTCGAAGTCGGTGCCCGGGCGGTGAAGAAGGTGCCGCTGCTGCGCGGCAAGACGGTGTGCAACGTCTTCTTCGAGAACTCGACCCGTACCCGTACCACCTTCGAACTGGCCGCCAAGCGGCTGTCGGCGGACGTCATCACCCTCAACGTCTCCACCTCCTCCACCAGCAAGGGCGAGACGCTGTTCGACACCCTGCGCAACCTGGAGGCCATGGCCGCCGACATGTTCGTGGTGCGCCACGCCGACTCCGGTGCCGCCCACTTCATCGCCGAGCACGTCTGCCCCGACGTCGCCATCATCAACGGTGGCGACGGTCGCCATGCCCATCCTACCCAGGGCATGCTCGACATGCTGACCATCCGCCGGCACAAGGGCGACTTCGCCAACCTGTCGGTGGCCATCGTCGGCGACATCCTGCACTCGCGAGTCGCCCGTTCCGACATGCTGGCGCTGCGCACCCTGGGCTGCCGCGACATCCGCGTCATCGCCCCGCGTACCCTGCTGCCGGTCGGCCTCGAAGAACTCTATGGCGTACGCACCTACACCGACCTGGCCGACGGCCTGGAAGGCGTCGACGTGGTGATCATGCTGCGCCTGCAGCGCGAGCGCATGCAGGGTGGCCTCTTGCCCAGCGAGGGCGAGTACTACCGGCTGTTCGGCCTGACCCGCCAGCGCCTGGCGCGGGCGCGACCGGACGCCATCGTCATGCACCCCGGCCCGATCAACCGTGGCGTGGAGATCGAGTCCGCGGTCGCCGACGGCGAGCAATCGGTCATCTTGAACCAGGTCACCTACGGCATCGCGGTCCGCATGGCGGTGCTGTCGATGGCCATGAGCGGGCAGACGGCCCAGCGTCAGCTACAGGAGAATGCGCAGTGA
- the pyrR gene encoding bifunctional pyr operon transcriptional regulator/uracil phosphoribosyltransferase PyrR, which yields MHLPTPAELLPRLAADLRLSLDRRGITDPSFIGIHTGGLWVAEALLAELGLDTPLGSLDVSFYRDDFTQKGLHPQVRPSALPFEIDGRHLVLVDDVLMSGRTVRAALNELFDYGRPASVTLVCLLDVNARELPIQPDVVGATLTLARTQRVKLTGPVPLALEYRDVPAA from the coding sequence ATGCACCTGCCCACCCCCGCCGAGCTCCTGCCGCGGCTGGCCGCGGACCTGCGCCTGTCGCTGGATCGTCGCGGCATCACCGATCCCAGCTTCATCGGCATCCATACCGGCGGCCTGTGGGTCGCCGAGGCGTTGTTGGCCGAACTCGGCCTGGATACCCCGCTGGGCAGCCTGGACGTGTCCTTTTACCGCGATGACTTCACCCAGAAGGGCCTGCATCCCCAGGTACGCCCCTCGGCGCTGCCCTTCGAGATCGACGGCCGGCACCTGGTGCTGGTGGACGATGTGCTGATGAGCGGGCGCACCGTGCGCGCGGCGCTCAACGAACTCTTCGACTATGGCCGTCCCGCCAGTGTGACCCTGGTCTGCCTGCTCGACGTCAATGCCCGCGAATTGCCGATCCAGCCCGACGTGGTGGGCGCCACCCTGACCCTCGCCCGCACCCAACGCGTCAAGCTGACCGGCCCCGTTCCGCTCGCCCTCGAATACCGCGACGTCCCCGCCGCCTGA
- the ruvX gene encoding Holliday junction resolvase RuvX, with product MSTPTGLYLGFDYGTRQIGVAIGQAVTGQARELLTLKAQNGVPDWQQIQRLLDEWRPTALVVGLPLNMDGTPSEMSERAERFARRLHGRFALPVHTHDERLTTYAAKGERLQGGQRDGYRERPVDALAAALLLEGWLTQQLERAARPQSE from the coding sequence ATGAGCACGCCCACGGGGCTCTACCTGGGTTTCGATTACGGCACCCGGCAGATCGGCGTTGCCATCGGCCAGGCCGTCACCGGCCAGGCCCGCGAACTGCTGACCCTCAAGGCGCAGAACGGCGTGCCGGACTGGCAGCAGATCCAGCGCCTGCTGGACGAATGGCGCCCCACCGCCCTGGTGGTCGGCCTGCCACTGAACATGGATGGCACCCCCAGCGAGATGAGCGAACGCGCCGAGCGCTTCGCCCGTCGGCTGCACGGGCGTTTCGCCCTGCCCGTGCACACCCATGACGAACGCCTCACCACCTACGCCGCCAAGGGCGAACGCCTGCAGGGCGGCCAACGCGATGGCTATCGCGAACGCCCGGTGGATGCCCTCGCCGCCGCCCTCCTGCTGGAAGGCTGGCTGACCCAACAACTGGAACGGGCCGCGCGCCCGCAATCGGAGTAG
- a CDS encoding YqgE/AlgH family protein: MKPTPSTTLQHQLLIAMPQMDDPHFAETVIYLVDHGPDGAMGLVINRPNGLHLDDLLEQLRPEVPATLEDTQLALYSGGPVQNDRGFVLHDAGPTFQNTLELEELSLTTSPDVLFAISDGSGPARHLITLGYSGWGPGQLEEELAANLWLTTPATTALLFETPTEQRLGAAAALLGIDLRLLSRQAGHA, from the coding sequence ATGAAGCCGACCCCCAGCACCACCCTACAGCACCAACTCCTGATCGCCATGCCGCAGATGGACGATCCCCATTTCGCCGAGACGGTGATCTACCTCGTCGACCACGGTCCGGACGGCGCCATGGGCCTGGTGATCAACCGCCCCAACGGCCTGCACCTGGACGACCTGCTCGAACAGCTCAGGCCCGAGGTACCGGCCACCCTGGAAGATACTCAGCTAGCGCTCTATTCGGGCGGCCCGGTGCAGAACGACCGCGGCTTCGTGCTGCACGATGCCGGCCCGACGTTCCAGAACACCCTGGAACTCGAGGAGCTGAGCCTGACCACCTCGCCGGACGTGCTGTTCGCCATCTCCGACGGCAGTGGCCCGGCGCGACACCTGATCACCCTGGGCTACAGCGGCTGGGGCCCCGGCCAGCTGGAGGAAGAGCTGGCTGCCAATCTCTGGCTCACCACGCCGGCGACCACCGCCCTACTATTCGAGACACCGACCGAGCAGCGCCTGGGCGCCGCCGCTGCCCTGCTGGGCATCGACCTGCGCCTGCTCTCGCGCCAGGCGGGCCACGCATGA
- a CDS encoding energy transducer TonB gives MPSTAPSRNAQVRSADRLGFTLFIATLLHVVLILGVGFALPEPTQISRTLEVTLASFKSDEAPKQADFLAQENQQGSGTLDKAAAPSTPVQAPFHDSEIREAAPPARQAATDRTQAPKAAVTTRAARPTKAEPSRETPEQEQRDAPSPEADSQAAELASLEAQLAEERQQYAKRPKIWRINAASTQKDKGARYKEEWRRKIERIGNLNYPEQAKRDRLYGSLRLLVAINKDGSLYEVQVLESSGRPILDQAALRIVRLAAPFAPFSGDLADIDRLEIIRTWRFERGDRLSSQ, from the coding sequence ATGCCCAGCACCGCCCCCTCTCGCAATGCCCAGGTTCGCTCCGCCGACCGCCTGGGCTTCACGCTGTTCATCGCGACCCTGCTGCACGTCGTGCTGATCCTGGGCGTCGGCTTTGCGCTGCCCGAACCCACCCAGATCAGCCGTACCCTGGAAGTGACACTGGCCAGCTTCAAGAGCGACGAAGCCCCCAAGCAGGCGGATTTCCTGGCCCAGGAAAACCAACAGGGCAGCGGCACCCTGGACAAGGCAGCCGCGCCGAGCACGCCGGTGCAGGCGCCGTTTCACGACAGCGAGATCCGTGAGGCCGCGCCACCCGCCCGCCAGGCCGCCACGGATCGGACCCAGGCGCCCAAGGCGGCGGTGACCACCCGCGCCGCGCGCCCGACCAAGGCCGAGCCCAGCCGCGAGACACCCGAGCAAGAGCAGCGCGACGCACCGAGCCCCGAGGCCGACAGCCAGGCCGCCGAACTCGCCAGCCTCGAAGCCCAGCTCGCCGAGGAGCGCCAGCAGTACGCCAAACGCCCGAAGATCTGGCGCATCAACGCCGCCTCGACGCAAAAGGACAAGGGCGCCCGCTACAAGGAGGAATGGCGGCGCAAGATCGAGCGGATCGGCAACCTCAACTATCCCGAGCAGGCCAAGCGTGATCGGCTCTATGGCAGCCTGCGACTGTTGGTGGCGATCAACAAGGATGGTTCGCTCTACGAGGTGCAGGTACTGGAGTCCTCGGGGCGTCCGATCCTGGACCAGGCGGCGCTACGCATCGTCCGGTTGGCGGCGCCCTTCGCGCCCTTCAGTGGCGATCTCGCCGACATCGACCGGCTGGAGATCATCCGTACCTGGCGCTTCGAGCGTGGCGACCGCCTGTCCAGTCAATAG
- the gshB gene encoding glutathione synthase, whose product MSIRLGIVMDPIERISYKKDSSMAMLWAAKARGWTLHYFEMQDLYQVDGEARGRGRQLDVFQDPERWFAFGESVDLPLRELDVILMRKDPPFDNEFVYATYLLEQAERGGTLVVNRPASLRDCNEKFFATLFPELSPPTLVSRRADIIREFARAHGDVILKPLDGMGGSSVFRHREGDPNLSVILETLTAHGTQQIIAQRYLPGIKDGDKRILMVDGEPVEYCLARIPAQGETRGNLAAGGRGVAQPLSARDREIAATVGPELRKRGLLFVGLDVIGEHLTEINVTSPTCIREIDAAYDTRIAERLMDVIAQKRAG is encoded by the coding sequence ATGAGTATCCGCCTGGGGATCGTCATGGATCCCATCGAACGCATCTCCTACAAGAAGGATAGCTCCATGGCCATGCTGTGGGCGGCCAAGGCACGCGGCTGGACACTACATTATTTCGAAATGCAGGACTTGTACCAGGTCGACGGGGAAGCCCGTGGTAGAGGCCGGCAGCTGGACGTGTTCCAGGACCCGGAGCGCTGGTTCGCCTTCGGTGAGAGCGTCGATCTGCCGCTGCGTGAACTGGACGTGATCCTGATGCGCAAGGACCCGCCCTTCGACAACGAATTCGTCTACGCCACCTATCTGCTGGAGCAGGCCGAGCGGGGTGGCACCCTGGTGGTCAACCGCCCCGCTAGCCTGCGCGACTGCAACGAGAAATTCTTCGCCACCCTGTTCCCCGAACTGTCCCCGCCGACGCTGGTGAGTCGTCGCGCCGACATCATTCGCGAATTCGCCCGCGCGCACGGCGACGTCATCCTCAAGCCGCTCGACGGCATGGGCGGCAGCTCGGTGTTCCGTCATCGCGAAGGCGACCCCAATCTCTCGGTCATCCTGGAAACCCTCACGGCGCACGGCACCCAGCAGATCATCGCCCAGCGCTACCTGCCGGGCATCAAGGACGGCGACAAGCGCATCCTGATGGTCGATGGCGAGCCGGTGGAATATTGCCTGGCACGGATTCCGGCGCAGGGCGAGACGCGCGGCAACCTGGCCGCCGGTGGGCGGGGCGTGGCCCAGCCGCTGTCGGCGCGGGATCGCGAGATCGCGGCCACGGTGGGGCCGGAGCTGCGCAAGCGTGGCCTGCTGTTCGTCGGCCTCGACGTGATCGGCGAGCACCTGACCGAGATCAACGTCACCAGCCCGACCTGCATCCGCGAGATCGATGCGGCCTACGACACCCGGATCGCCGAGCGACTGATGGATGTGATCGCGCAGAAACGCGCGGGCTGA
- the pilG gene encoding twitching motility response regulator PilG codes for MEQYSEGLKVMVIDDSKTIRRTAETLLKKVGCEVITAIDGFDALAKIADSHPHIIFVDIMMPRLDGYQTCALIKNNSAFRATPVIMLSSRDGLFDKAKGRIVGSDQYLTKPFSKEELIGAIKTHVPSFTPLEQAS; via the coding sequence ATGGAACAGTATTCGGAAGGGCTCAAGGTCATGGTGATTGACGATTCGAAGACGATTCGTCGCACCGCCGAGACCTTGCTCAAGAAAGTTGGCTGCGAGGTCATCACCGCCATCGATGGCTTCGATGCCCTCGCCAAAATCGCCGACAGTCATCCGCACATCATCTTCGTGGACATCATGATGCCGCGACTGGATGGCTATCAGACCTGCGCGCTGATCAAGAACAACAGCGCCTTCCGCGCGACACCCGTCATCATGCTGTCATCGCGTGACGGCCTCTTCGACAAGGCCAAGGGTCGCATCGTCGGCTCTGACCAGTACCTCACCAAACCCTTCAGCAAAGAAGAGCTGATCGGTGCGATCAAGACCCACGTCCCCAGCTTCACACCGCTCGAACAAGCGTCCTGA
- the pilH gene encoding twitching motility response regulator PilH produces the protein MARILIVDDSPTEMYKLTAMLEKHGHQVLKAENGADGVALARQEKPDAVLMDIVMPGLNGFQATRQLTKDAETSHIPVVIVTTKDQETDKVWGKRQGAKDYLTKPIDEDTLLRTLAGVLQG, from the coding sequence ATGGCTCGAATTCTGATCGTCGACGACTCTCCCACCGAGATGTACAAGCTCACCGCCATGCTCGAAAAGCATGGCCATCAGGTACTCAAGGCCGAGAACGGCGCGGATGGGGTCGCCCTGGCGCGGCAGGAGAAACCGGATGCGGTGCTGATGGATATCGTCATGCCGGGTCTCAATGGCTTCCAGGCCACCCGTCAGTTGACCAAGGATGCCGAGACCAGCCACATCCCGGTGGTCATCGTCACCACCAAGGACCAGGAAACCGACAAGGTCTGGGGCAAGCGCCAGGGCGCCAAGGATTACCTGACCAAGCCGATCGACGAAGATACATTGCTGCGCACCCTGGCCGGTGTATTGCAGGGCTGA
- a CDS encoding chemotaxis protein CheW — protein MSDATTPYELLRLIDLRCRERAAGLPAQQENQQTWSGIGFRLGELRFVIPMGEVSEILPEPRFTALPGVKPWLKGVANVRGRLLPIADLGQFLGVKIQALRKQRRILIVDHGDLFVGLAVDEVLGMQHFDIGAYREHDDSVPPGLQFFLEGIFQRDVPWLVCSPRALVAHPEFMDVAA, from the coding sequence ATGAGCGACGCCACCACCCCCTATGAACTCCTGCGCCTGATCGATCTACGTTGCCGCGAGCGCGCAGCGGGTTTGCCGGCGCAGCAGGAAAACCAGCAGACCTGGAGTGGCATCGGCTTTCGGCTGGGTGAATTACGCTTCGTGATTCCCATGGGAGAAGTCAGCGAAATCCTGCCGGAGCCGCGTTTCACGGCGCTGCCCGGGGTGAAGCCCTGGCTCAAGGGCGTGGCCAATGTGCGCGGTCGTCTGCTGCCGATAGCCGATCTCGGTCAGTTCCTGGGGGTGAAGATCCAGGCGTTGCGCAAGCAACGGCGCATCCTGATCGTCGATCATGGCGATCTCTTCGTCGGATTGGCGGTTGACGAAGTCCTGGGCATGCAGCATTTCGACATCGGAGCCTATCGCGAGCACGACGACAGCGTGCCGCCGGGCCTGCAATTCTTTCTGGAAGGCATCTTCCAGCGCGACGTGCCATGGCTCGTGTGCAGCCCGCGCGCCCTGGTTGCGCATCCCGAATTCATGGACGTTGCAGCGTGA
- a CDS encoding methyl-accepting chemotaxis protein → MNKLNTGKLNAWVAGMFVVLIVAIVLLFANFAYLSTQAGYDSQYQAQATELRILSQQLAKSASEASTGKADAFKDLRVARAEFERRWNILRNGDPQTGLPPSPALLGARMDTVEGQWSTLRSQVDTMLKSEQTVLSLHQLASALADTIPQLQVENEEIVDILIERGAPASQVVVAQRQSLLAERILGSINKILTGDEAAVQAADSFGRDASLFGRVLKAMRDGNASMGIAKVTDPEAVGRLNEANKLFEFVSGNVDEILATSPELLQIRSAVGQIYTGSQALLGSVSELNAGYAALAQSRKINTVGSYLLVFIALGAILCIGYILVRDTRRRLAETDEKNQRNQTAILRLLDEIADLADGDLTVQATVTEDFTGAIADSINYSIDQLRELVETINQTAVQVAAAAQESQDTATVLAEASEHQAQEIAGASAAINEMAVSIDQVSTNASESTAVAERSVAIANKGNQVVHNTIIGMDNIREQIQDTAKRIKRLGESSQEIGDIVGLINDIADQTNILALNAAIQASMAGDAGRGFAVVADEVQRLAERSSGATKQIEALVKAIQTDTNEAVISMEQTTSEVVRGAALAQDAGVALEEIEKVSQILAGLIQNISNAARQQSSSASHISSTMNVIQEITSQTSAGTTATARSIGELAKLASEMRRSVSGFNLPNEQPLG, encoded by the coding sequence ATGAACAAACTCAATACCGGGAAACTCAACGCGTGGGTCGCGGGCATGTTCGTGGTGCTGATCGTCGCGATCGTGCTGCTGTTCGCCAACTTCGCCTACCTCAGCACCCAGGCCGGCTACGACAGCCAATACCAGGCCCAGGCGACCGAGCTGCGGATTCTTTCGCAGCAGCTCGCCAAGAGCGCCAGCGAGGCCTCGACCGGCAAGGCCGATGCCTTCAAGGACCTGCGCGTGGCCCGGGCCGAGTTCGAGCGGCGCTGGAACATTCTGCGTAACGGCGATCCGCAAACGGGGCTGCCGCCGTCGCCAGCCTTGCTCGGCGCCCGTATGGACACCGTGGAAGGGCAATGGAGTACCTTGCGTAGCCAGGTCGATACCATGCTGAAAAGCGAGCAGACGGTGCTGTCGCTGCACCAGCTCGCCAGCGCCCTGGCCGATACCATTCCCCAGCTACAGGTCGAGAACGAAGAAATCGTCGACATCCTGATCGAGCGGGGTGCGCCTGCCAGTCAGGTAGTGGTCGCTCAGCGCCAATCGCTGCTCGCCGAGCGTATCCTGGGTTCCATCAACAAAATCCTCACCGGCGACGAGGCCGCGGTGCAGGCCGCCGACAGCTTCGGCCGCGATGCCAGCCTGTTCGGCCGGGTACTGAAGGCCATGCGTGACGGCAATGCCTCCATGGGTATCGCCAAGGTCACCGACCCCGAGGCGGTCGGGCGGCTGAACGAGGCCAACAAGCTATTCGAATTCGTCTCCGGTAACGTCGACGAGATCCTGGCCACCTCGCCCGAGCTGCTGCAGATCCGCTCTGCCGTGGGCCAGATCTACACCGGCTCCCAGGCGTTGCTCGGTTCCGTATCCGAGCTGAACGCCGGCTACGCCGCCCTGGCCCAGAGCCGCAAGATCAATACCGTGGGCAGCTATCTGCTGGTGTTCATCGCCCTCGGCGCCATTCTGTGCATCGGCTATATCCTGGTGCGCGACACCCGCCGGCGCCTGGCCGAGACCGACGAGAAGAACCAGCGCAACCAGACCGCCATTCTGCGCTTGCTGGACGAAATCGCCGACCTGGCCGATGGTGACCTGACCGTGCAGGCCACGGTGACCGAGGACTTCACCGGCGCCATCGCCGACTCCATCAACTACTCCATCGACCAACTGCGCGAACTGGTGGAAACCATCAACCAGACCGCCGTGCAGGTGGCCGCCGCCGCCCAGGAATCCCAGGACACCGCGACCGTGCTGGCCGAGGCCTCGGAGCACCAGGCCCAGGAGATCGCCGGGGCTTCCGCGGCGATCAACGAGATGGCGGTGTCCATCGACCAGGTGTCCACCAACGCCTCCGAATCCACCGCGGTGGCGGAGCGCTCCGTGGCCATCGCCAACAAGGGCAACCAGGTGGTGCACAACACCATCATCGGCATGGACAACATCCGCGAGCAGATCCAGGACACCGCCAAGCGGATCAAGCGACTGGGTGAGTCCTCCCAGGAGATCGGCGACATCGTCGGCCTGATCAACGACATCGCCGATCAGACCAACATCCTGGCACTCAACGCGGCGATCCAGGCCTCCATGGCCGGTGACGCTGGCCGTGGTTTCGCCGTGGTCGCCGACGAGGTGCAGCGACTGGCCGAACGCTCTTCGGGCGCCACCAAGCAGATCGAAGCCCTGGTCAAGGCGATCCAGACCGATACCAACGAGGCGGTCATCTCCATGGAGCAGACCACTTCGGAAGTGGTGCGCGGTGCCGCTTTGGCACAGGACGCCGGGGTTGCGCTGGAGGAGATCGAGAAGGTGTCCCAGATCCTGGCCGGCCTGATCCAGAACATCTCCAATGCCGCCCGGCAGCAATCCTCGTCCGCCAGCCACATCTCCAGCACCATGAACGTCATTCAGGAGATCACCTCGCAGACCTCGGCCGGTACCACCGCTACGGCGCGCAGCATCGGCGAGCTGGCCAAGCTGGCGAGCGAGATGCGGCGTTCGGTATCGGGTTTCAATCTGCCGAACGAGCAGCCGCTGGGCTGA
- a CDS encoding CheR family methyltransferase, translated as MCRAPELPDADFQRWRELLESRAGMVLDDRQRSFLQIHLAARMRELEISDYDGYYRIVCGGVSGRIEWVRLLDRLTIQATRFFRHPPSFALLEAYVSEFAQAAGGSSLALWSLGCASGEEAFSMAISTAEVLSRQGHPMTFALTGTDISSEALRQARQGTFSRQRLDGVPVPLRERYFRAREDGTFEICSRLADRLCFARLNVLELSQAPLQGFNVIFCQNLLIYFRRWLRRDLLNQLVQRLAPGGLLVLGVGEVSNWSHPQLIPVEHPEVLAFTRQADCPA; from the coding sequence TTGTGCCGTGCTCCCGAGCTGCCGGATGCGGACTTCCAGCGCTGGCGGGAACTGCTCGAATCGCGCGCCGGGATGGTACTGGATGATCGCCAGCGCAGTTTCTTGCAGATCCACCTGGCCGCCCGCATGCGTGAGTTGGAAATTTCGGACTACGACGGCTACTACCGGATCGTCTGCGGCGGGGTCAGCGGACGGATCGAGTGGGTCCGCCTGCTCGATCGGCTGACCATCCAGGCGACCCGCTTCTTTCGTCACCCGCCGTCGTTCGCCCTACTGGAAGCCTATGTGAGCGAATTCGCCCAGGCTGCCGGAGGCAGCAGTCTGGCACTGTGGAGTCTAGGCTGTGCCAGTGGAGAGGAAGCGTTTTCGATGGCCATCAGCACCGCCGAAGTATTATCCCGGCAGGGGCACCCCATGACATTCGCGCTGACCGGTACGGACATCAGCAGCGAGGCCCTGCGTCAGGCCCGGCAGGGCACCTTCAGTCGTCAGCGCCTGGACGGCGTGCCCGTTCCGTTGCGCGAGCGCTATTTCCGGGCCCGCGAAGACGGCACCTTCGAGATTTGTTCCCGGCTGGCCGATCGACTGTGTTTCGCCCGGCTCAATGTGCTGGAGCTGAGCCAGGCTCCGTTGCAGGGTTTCAATGTCATTTTTTGTCAGAATTTGCTGATTTATTTCCGCCGCTGGCTGCGTCGAGACCTGCTCAACCAGCTGGTCCAGCGGCTTGCACCGGGTGGGCTGTTGGTTCTGGGTGTCGGTGAGGTGAGCAATTGGAGCCATCCGCAACTGATACCCGTCGAGCATCCCGAGGTCCTGGCCTTTACCCGCCAGGCGGACTGCCCGGCATGA